Part of the Acidimicrobiales bacterium genome, GTCGACTTCCCGACGCCGTTCGGACCGACCACGAATGTCACGCCGGCGCCGATCTCGAGGTCGATGTCGAGTGCGAGTTCGCCGCGGGTCGAGCGGCCGTGGACCGAGATCATCGCGTGAGCCACCGGCCCCGCAGCACCGCGAGCACGCTGAGGCTCACCGCCAGCAGCAGCACGCTCACGGCGATTGCGGTCTCCGGGTCCTGTTCGAGGGCGAGAAAGGTCTCGACCGGCAGCGTCCGGGTTCGGCCGCCGAGGCTGCCGGCGAAGGTGATCGTGGCCCCGAACTCACCGAGCGCCCGAGCCCAGGACAGCGCCACGCCGGCGGCCACCGCCGGTCGCAACACCGGCAGGGTCACGTGGACGAAGGTCCGCCACGGCGATGCGCCAGTGGCGGCGGCTGCCTCTTCGAGGTCGACGCCGCCGTCTCGCAATGCCGACTCGACCGTGGTGACGAAGAAGGGGAGGGCCACGAACGACGCCGCCACCACGGCGCCGGCGGTGGTGAAGGGGAGCGTGACGCCGAGCCCGCGGTCGAGCCATTCGCCGAAGAGTCCGCGACGGCCGAGGGCGAACAACAACGCGGTGCCGCCGACCACCGGCGGCAGCACCATCGGGAGGAGGACGAGGACCCGGAGCGCGCTGATGAGGGGATGGTCGTGGCGGGCGAGGACCCACGCCAACGGAAGGCCGAGGACGATGCAGACCAGCGCGGCGCTCAGCGAGACGATCAACGAGATCCGGACGGCGTCGAGGATCTCCGGCGAGGTGAGCCGGGTCGCCATCGTCGACCACGGGGCGCGTTGGAGCAGTCCCACCACCGGCAGCGCGAGCAGGGCCACACCGACGACCGCAGGGATGGCGATCGGGAGGGGTGTGCGCCTCGGCGGTGCGGTCACGAGACGATGAACCCGTCGTCGGACAGGAGTCGACGGCCGGCCGGCGACCGGAGGAAGTCGACGATCTCGTGGGCGGAACCGTGCACGGCAACGGCGAGATACTCGGTGACGAACGGATCCAGCTCGGCGGCGCGAAGGGTCTCGAGTCCGAGGTCGGCGGCGTCGGTGGCATAGACCAGCCCGGCGTCCAGCTCGCCGGTTTCGATCTTCAGGGCGAGGGCTCGCACGTTGGGCTCCTCGGTGTCGACGGCGACGTCGATCGAGAGCGCGGTCTCGGCCTCGGCGGCCAGGCGTCCGCACGGTACTTCGGCGGCGCACACCCCGAGGAGGAGGGTGGGGTCCTCGAGGTCGGCCAGGTCGTCGAGTCGGCCCGGGTTGCCGGGGGCGAGGGCGACGACGAGCCGATTGCCGGCGATGACGACGGGCTCGCCCTCGACGAGTCCTCGGGCGACGGCGTCCCGCATCGTCTCGGCGTCGGCGGTGATCAGCACGTCGGCTCGGGCCCCGTCGGCGAGTTGGCGCACGAGACGGCTGCTGCCGGCGATCACCCAGGCGGTCTCGGTGCCGAGCGCGTCGTCGACCGGTTCGGTCACGCCGGTCAACGACGAGGGCACCATCGCCACCGTGCCGGTGTCGTCGCCGCAGCCTGGCGTCAGGAGCGTGAGGGTGGCCAGGAGGCCGGCCAGCCCGCGCCGCAGCGGTGTCGTGAAGATCATGGTGTCTCGATGACCACGTTCGTCGACTTGATGGACGCGACGGCGGGCGACCCCACGTCGAGCCCGAGCGCGTCGACTGCCTCGGACGAGATCAGCGAGACGATCCGGTGGGGACCGGCCTGGATCTCGACCTGCGCCATCACCTTGTCGCGTACGACCCGGGTCACGAGCCCGGGGAATCGGTTGCGGGCCGAGACCGACGCTGCGCCCTCATCGGGTTGCTCGCCCAGTTCGAGGGCGACTCGGGCCAGTTCGGTACCGAGTACCTCGCGATGGCCGCCCTCGGTGCGGGAGGTCTCGAACCGGCCCTGGTCGGCCCAACGGCGGACGGTGTCCACGCTCACGCCGAGAAGTCGGGCGGCTTCGCCCATACGAAACTGGTGCATGCGGGCACAGAGTATCAAGAATCTTAGATCTGCGAGATATCTGGTCCGGTCCACCGGCCGTGCAGGGTCCCGCCGTAGTTTCGCGGGCATGACCTCCTTCCAGGCCGCCGAACCCGCCGTTGCCGATGCCTGTGGCGATGAAGATGCCTCGTTCCTCTGCGAGAAGGTCTTCGAGTGGACGGACAGCGAGACCCTCGCCCGGGCGGCGGAGTGGCTCCTCGACC contains:
- a CDS encoding TOBE domain-containing protein; the encoded protein is MHQFRMGEAARLLGVSVDTVRRWADQGRFETSRTEGGHREVLGTELARVALELGEQPDEGAASVSARNRFPGLVTRVVRDKVMAQVEIQAGPHRIVSLISSEAVDALGLDVGSPAVASIKSTNVVIETP
- a CDS encoding ABC transporter permease, which codes for MTAPPRRTPLPIAIPAVVGVALLALPVVGLLQRAPWSTMATRLTSPEILDAVRISLIVSLSAALVCIVLGLPLAWVLARHDHPLISALRVLVLLPMVLPPVVGGTALLFALGRRGLFGEWLDRGLGVTLPFTTAGAVVAASFVALPFFVTTVESALRDGGVDLEEAAAATGASPWRTFVHVTLPVLRPAVAAGVALSWARALGEFGATITFAGSLGGRTRTLPVETFLALEQDPETAIAVSVLLLAVSLSVLAVLRGRWLTR
- a CDS encoding substrate-binding domain-containing protein; this translates as MIFTTPLRRGLAGLLATLTLLTPGCGDDTGTVAMVPSSLTGVTEPVDDALGTETAWVIAGSSRLVRQLADGARADVLITADAETMRDAVARGLVEGEPVVIAGNRLVVALAPGNPGRLDDLADLEDPTLLLGVCAAEVPCGRLAAEAETALSIDVAVDTEEPNVRALALKIETGELDAGLVYATDAADLGLETLRAAELDPFVTEYLAVAVHGSAHEIVDFLRSPAGRRLLSDDGFIVS